The genomic interval GTGCAGCGCCTGCTGGCGAAGCACCAGGGGATGAACCCGACCGGCTCGTTCAAAGACACCGGCATGACGGCGGCGCTCTCGGTGGCGCGCGAGCAGAACTTCAAGTGGGTGGGCTGCGCGTCCACGGGGAACACGTCGGCGTCCATGGCCGCTTTCGCCGCGCGCGCCGGCATGCGCAGCCTGGTGCTGGTGCCGCAGGGCCAGATCGCGTGGGGCAAGCTGGCGCAGGCGCTGGAATACGGCGCGCTCACTTGCCAGCTCGCCACCGATTTCGACGGCTGCGTGCGCGTGCTCGGCGAGGTCATGCGCAGGTTTCCCGTGTACCTGCTGAACTCGGTGAACCCGTTTCGCCTGGAAGGACAGAAGACCACGGCGGTGGAGATGCTGGAACAACTCGAGTGGCGCGTTCCCGATCACGTCATCGTGCCTGGCGGAAATCTGGCGAACTCGTCCGCGCTTGGCAAAGGATTCCTCGAGCTGCGCGCGCTCGGGCTCATCGAAAAGCTGCCCAAAATCTCCATCATCCAGGCGGCGGGCGCCAACCCGCTGGCGCGCAGCCTGCGCGAGCATCACGGCGAAAAACTTGAGCCGGTGCGCGCCGAAACGCGCGCCACGGCGATCCGCATCGGCAATCCGGCATCGTGGAAGAAGGCGATCGCGGTGCTTAGGGCGACCACCGGCGCCTGCGAAGACGTGACGGAAGATGAGATCGCGATCGCCAAGGCCGAGATCGGCGCCGACGGCGTGGGCTGCGAGCCGGCGTCGGCCGCCACGCTGGCCGGACTCAAGAAGCTGGTGCACATGCATTTCGTGAAGCCGGGCGAGACCGCGGTGCTCATCCTGACAGGACATTTGTTGAAAGATCCCGAGTACACGCTCGATTTCCACTCGCGTCCCGCGGCCGATCACGATCACACGGCGCGTTCCCGCCGGCCGCCGCTCTCGCTCGAAGCTTCCGCCGACGCGGTGATCCACGCGCTGAACCAAGCCGGAGGCCATGCGTGATGGGGAAGCGTCGCCAGTCCGGAAAACGGAAGGCGGGCCCGCGCGCGTTTCAGATCGTGCTTCCGGCGACGTCTGCCAATCTCGGTCCGGCGTTTGATTGCGCTGCCCTGGCGCTTAACTTTCATTTGAAGGTTTCCGCCGAGGTTGCGGCCGAAGATCTCATTCGCGCGACCGGGCGCGACGAGGCAATTTGTGGCGCGCGCGAAGGCAACCTGCTGGTTGAGACCTATCGCGACGTGCTCGGGCAGGCCGGCAAGCCGGCGCCTTCGCTGGCACTCAGAATCGAAAACCAGATTCCCGTCGGCAAGGGCTGTGGGTCGTCGGCCGCGGCCCGACTGGCCGGCATCGCGCTGGCGGTCCACTTCGGCGGCCTCGGCTGGACCGACGAGCGAATCCTGGAGGAAGCGGTGCGGCGCGAGGGCCACGCCGACAATGCCGCGGCATGCTGGCATGGCGGCATCGCGGTGGCGCAAATGGGAACCGGCGCGCTGCACGTCGCCACGCTTGCCGCGCCACGATGGCCATTGCTGCTCGCTGTCCCAGCCAGGCCACTTGCAACGGAGAAGGCGCGAGCGGTCCTTCCCACGCAGGTGTCACGCGCGGATGCGGTTGCCAACGTGCAGAGCGCCATGCTGCTCGCCACGGCATTCGCGCAGCGGCGCGACGATCTGCTCCGCAGCGCGCTCACCGACAAACTGCATCAGCCGTACCGCGCGCCGCTCTGCCCCTTGCTCGATCCGCTGCGCGCTCTCGCCGGTGGCGACGGCATTCTCGGCGCCGTGTTGAGCGGCGCGGGCCCTTCGGTGCTCATGTTTCTCGCGCCGCGCGCGCCGCAGCCGCGCGTTGCGCGACGCGTGAAGGAGTGCCTGAGCGGCGCCGGGCTCGATGCCGAATTGATCTTCGCGCAAGCTGAATCGCGTGGCGCGCGCGAGCGCCGCGCCGCGCTTGGCGGGAAAGGAGAATCGAGGACATGAGCAGCCACATCGGCATCGGCATCGCCGGGTACGGAACTGTCGGCCGCGGGACCGCCGACGCGCTCGCGGCCAATGCGGGCGCCATCGCAGCGCGCACCGGTGTGCACATTGGCGTGGCGGCAGTCTGCCGGCGCTCAGCGATCGTGGCCGATGAGCTGCCCCGCGGCGCGCGCGCGCTGACGGATTGGCGCGAGCTGGTCGCGGCGCCGCACGTGGCCATCGTCGTCGAAACTATCGGGGGTACGGGCGAAGCGCGCGACCTTGTCCGCGCCTCGCTTGCCGCCGGCAAGCCGGTGGTCACGGCCAACAAGAACCTGATTGCCGAGCACGGCGACGAGCTGTTCGCGCTGGCGCGCGCGAACAATGTTCCGCTCGCCATGGAGGCTGCCGTCGCCGGCGCGGTTCCGGTGCTGCGCGCCATCTGTGAATCCATGTCGGGCGATCGCTTGCTCAGCGTGCGCGGCATTCTGAACGGCACGGCCAACTACATCCTGACGCAGATGGAGAGTGCGGCGCTCAGCTTCGCCGACGCGCTGGCGGAAGCGCAGCGCGCCGGTTACGCCGAAGCCGACCCGACGTTGGATGTCGAGGGCATCGACGCGCGCGACAAGCTCTGCATCCTGGCGCGCCTCGCCTTCGGCGGGAGGTTGCGCCCGGCGCAGATCGCAACCAGCGGCATCTCGCGGATCGCGGCAGTGGACCTGCACTACGCGCGGCGCCTGGGCGGGACGGTCCGCCTGATCGCCGCCGCCGAGCGCAACGGTCGCGGCTTCGAACTCAGCGTAAGGCCGTGGCTGGTGGACAAGCATTCCATGCTTGCGGGGGTGGAAGGCGCGCACAACGCCGTGCTCATCACCGGGGAGCGCGCCGGCGCGCAGATGTACTACGGTCGCGGCGCCGGCGGCGGACCGACCGGCATTGCCGTCGCGTCCGACGTGATCGAGATCGCGAGGCACGTCGCCGCCGGCACCCTCGCCTTCAAGCCGTGCTCAGCATTCCAGACGTGCGCCGACCTCACGCCCACGCCGGCGCCGCACCCGGTGAGCTGGTATCTGCGCCTCACCGTGCGCGACCGACCGGGCATCGTGGCGCGCGTGGCCGAAGCGATCGCGCGCCAGCGCATCAACATTGATTCGGTCGTGCAGGAGCCCGGCATGAGTAAGGACCGGCTATCGTTCGTTATCACCGTGGAGCCGGTTTCCGAGCCACAGGTCCAGCGCGCGCTGGAAGAGATCAACGGGCTCGACTTCATGCTGGAGCCGGTGCTGCTGCTGAGGATCGGGTAACGCAGTGGATAGTGAATAGTGGTTATTAGTGGTTTGCTATTCACTATCCACGATCCACGATCCACTTCATTTCCTCTCCAATCGCATATACGTCACCTGCGCAATGGCCACGTCGCGTCCTTGCGAATCGCGCAGAGTCACCGCTACGGGCACCAGGCTGCGGCCAAACTTGATCACCCGCGCCTCGGCGGTTGCATCGGAGTTGCAGGGCGCCAGGAAGCGGATGTTCATGTCGGTGGTGGTCACGCGCGCATCGGTCCCGGCGAGTGAAAGGATGGCGACGCAGGCGGCCGTGTCGGCCAGCGTCATCAGCAAGCCGCCGTGGAAGGACTCGAAAATTCCGTCGAAGCGGCGCTCGTAAGGCGCGGTGAGGACGGCTTCACCGGCGCCGGCGCGCTCCAGGTGCAGCTTGAGGGTGTGGGTAATCGGGATTGATTCGAGGCGGCGGCGGAGCGCGTCCTCGGGAACAACTGTGGCGGTCTTCGACATGTGCACCATTTTCCTCGCCGATGAATTTAACAGACGGCGCAGTTCGTCCCGGGGACCCTGCGCAGCAAGCAAAATATTTTCGTAACTAAACGGCGGGCCGCGACATCAGCAGCTCATGCTGGCAAAATTCCACGAGGGCGAGCTCGAGGTCCAGCGGCGCGCCGGCGTCCCCTCCGACGTACCGCTCGGCAAGAGCCTGCGTACGTCGATTCCCGCACAGGTGGAACCGTTTCTCGCCGAGCTGCCGTTCGTGGTGGTGGCCTCGGTCTCATTGAATGGCGATGTTTGGGCATCGCTGCTTTCCGGCCAGCCGGGTTTTCTGCGTGCGCTCGACGAGCACACGATCGCAATCGCCGCCGGGATCGCCACTCATGATCCGCTCTTCGCAAACCTGAGCAGCGGACCCGGCGCGCCGGTTGGACTGTTGGCCATCGATCTTGCAACGCGGCGCCGGGTGCGCCTCAACGGCAGCGCGCAACTACTCGGCGACGATGAAGTCCGAGTCGAAGTTGGCGAGGTGTTCTTCAACTGCCCGCAATACATTCAACTGCGCGGGCTCGAGCGGGTGGGGCAGGGCGCGCCCCTCGCTTTGGTGGAGACCCGTCGCGGTACGATGCTCACCCAGGAGCAGGTCTGCGCCATCGCGCACGCCGACACCTTCTTTATCGCGAGTGCTCACTCGTCGCGCGGCGCCGACGCGTCACATCGCGGCGGCAGTCCGGGTTTTGTGCGCGTGGAATCGCCGCGGCGCCTGCTCTTTCCCGATTACTCCGGCAACAACATGTTCCAGACGCTCGGGAATCTGGTGATGAACCCGCGCAGCGGGCTGCTGTTCGTGGACTTCATGCGCGGGTCCACCTTGCAGCTCGCCGGCGCCGCGCGCGTGCTTTGGGACGACCCCCGCTTGCCGCAGTTCCCCGGGGCGCTCCGGCTGGTGGAGTTCGAGATCGCGGAAGTCGTTCAGGCACGGGAAGCGATCGAGTGGCGCGGCGATGTGCTGCAATACTCGCCGGTGAATCCGCCGGCGCCCTCGGCGCTGCCCGAACCCTGAACCGCGGGCAGCGGCCCTCATTTATTTCCTCTCCGGCGGAAATCCGCTCTGCGGTCCTGGCGCGTACCTCCCACAGCCCGCCAAGGGCTCGCGACACAATCCGCAATTCGAGGAGATTCGGTATGAAGAAGTTGTTTGTCCTGGCATTGGCCCTGACGCTGACGGTGGGTACCTGCGCGTTCGCCCAGGGTATGTCCGGCGGCAGCGACAGCAAGAAGATGTCGGAGAACCCGCCGCTGAAGACCATGGCCGGCACCATCAGCGCCGACGGCACCAAGTTCACCCCCGACAAGGACAAATCCAAGTCGTGGGGCATCGTCAATCCGGAAGACGTGAAGGGGCACGAAGGCCATCACGTGAAGCTCCAGGCCCACGTTTACGCTGACAAAAACCAGATCCACGTCATGAAGGTGGACATGATCTCAGCCGACAAGATGGGGAAGAAGTAGTCCTGGGCGATCCGGCAAAAGAGCGGCTGCGGGCCGCTTTTTTGCTGCAAAAAGTGCGGGAACCGAGCCCCAAGTGCCGGGCGTACAACGAACCAATGGCCCTCCAGAGGCGCCCATTTGTTAACCGGGATAGCACCTAAAGGCCATAGTCAATAACTAACTTGGTACCACAACCTGCGACTAAAGTGTCGCATGTTGACGCATGTTTTTGCTTTGAATAGAAGCCCTTTCCCCCTATACTTTCATCCTGCGACGCCCTAGCCAGCGGCGCGGTGGTCATTTGTAAGACATCCCTAAGTTCCCAAAAACAGAGGAGATTCCCGTGAAGAAGATCGTGCGCATCCTTGCTCTCACCATGGTTCTGGCCGGTACGTACTCTGCCGCGATGTCCCCGGTTCGCGAAGCCTTCGGCGGCGGTGGGCCTGCGCCCTTGTGCGATCCGGCTAACCCGAAGTGTGACGTAGATCCCAACTGGTAGCCAGTAAAAAACACCCTGACCAGGTAACCAACGTAACGGACTTGGTGGCAACAACTTGCTTGTCATCAGGTGGGCGTGGAGGTATGCTTTGCCTTCGCCCAAATGACCAAATTCTTATTCCACGCGCTGTTTAACATCCAGCCTCTGCTGGAAGGGCTGGTTCTTTGGTTCATGTTCCGCCGTCATCTGCATCGGCGGTACCCTCTGTTCTTTTCGTTTGTGATTTTCAACCTTCTTTCCTGGTTCGTGTACCAGGTCGCCCACTCCATCTCCTACCGAGCGTACTTCTACGCCTATTGGACCACCTCGGCCCTGTACGCCTTGATGGCCTTCGCGGTCATCTACGAGATCTTCACCAGCATGTTCCGTCGGCATGAGGGTCTGCGAGACTTCGGCACGGTGCTGTTCCAGTGGTCGGGTGTGGTGGTGGTCATGATGGGCATGATGATGCTGGCCTCGGGATTCGGCGCGACGGCCCCCCAGATTGTCTCGGTCATCCTCAGCATCGAGCGCGCGGTCGGGATCATGCAGTGCGGGCTGCTGCTGCTCGTGGTTCTCTTCTCCTCGCACCTGGCGCTGACGTGGCGCCATCAGATTTCCGGCATCGCGCTGGGACTCGGCGTTTCCGCTACTGTCGAGTTGATCCTCTACACGCAGCGCATTCGCGGCGTGTTTGGCGACACCGCGCTGAACATGATGCGCATGACCTCGTTCGACATCATGCTGCTCATCTGGCTCGGCTACATGCTGCTGCCGGTCCCGGCCGAAGTCGTCCCCAACCTGCTGCTGCGTACGCAGCGCTGGAGCGAGGCGCTGGTGGATGCCACCATGCCCGAGACCGACCAGACGGTGCTGGTTGGTATACAAAGCATCGTGGACCGCGCCCTCACCAAGCGAAACGGCTCGTCGGACCCGGAAAAGAGCTAAGCGGTCCTTCATCCCTGACTTTTCCACTGCGCCGAGTTCCGTCTCGGCCGCGACCGCCACGTAACCCCTCGCAAACGGCTTGCGTCTAATGACAGGTGCAAGACGGGCCTTCCCCAGGGATCCAGGGACCCGGGCCGAACCTGCAGTCGGGTGCTGCAACGGCTCCGCTGTCCTTCTCCTCCCAGGCCGCCACCTGGGACGTTGCCACGCTTCCGCCGGCGTCTGACGCCGCGACCTCTCCTTCCGCCGCCGCATGGTTCCGGCTCCCATGGGCCATCGTTGTCTTCGCTGTGCTGCTGCGACTGTTGGTGATGACGGCCGGGCACACGTATCGCTTCAGCGGCAGTGAAGGGAACTTCGGCTTTGGATGGGAGAGCGGACGCATCGCCGCCTCGCTCGTCGCGGGCAATGGCTTCAGCTCGCCCTTTGCGCGTCCCACCGGCCCGTCGGCGTGGGTTGCGCCGCTGTACCCGGCGATCATCGCCGGCGTCTTCCGCGTCTTTGGCGTTTACACGTTCGCGTCCGCCTGGACGCTGCTGGCCCTCAACTCAGTTTTCTCCGCGCTGACGTGCCTGGCGCTCTGGGGCATCGGGGAAATGGCTTTCGACCGGCGGCTCGCCGTGTGGTCGGCGTGGACGTGGGCGCTGTTGCCATATTCCATCTATTGGGCCGTTCGGTGGGTCTGGGAGACGTCGCTTTCGGCGCTGCTGCTGAGCGTCGCGGTGCTGCTCGCCCTGCGGCTGGCGCGCGCGTCGCGCATGCGTGACTGGGCGTTCACGGGCCTGGTTTGGGGCGCGATCGCGCTCGCCAATCCTTCTATGCTGAGCGTCATGCCGTTTGCGCTGGCCTGGCCGGCGTGGCGAGTGATTTCGGCTGCTCGCCACAACTTCGCGCGAACGCTTCGCGGCCCGGCACTGGCCGCCGGCATCGGGCTGGCATGCATCACGCCGTGGCTCATCCGCGATTATCGCGTGTTCGGCACGTTCATTTTCATCCGAAGCAATCTGGGCGCCGAGCTGCGCATGGGGAACTCGGAAGCGGCCGAAGGGCTGTGGATGTGGTGGGTCCACCCCTCGCAGAACGCCGTCGAGCTCGACCGCGTGGCCCGGATGGGTGAAGTCAACTACGCACGCGCGCGCAAGCAGGAGGCGCTGCGCTTCATTGCCGCGCACCCGGGTCGTTTTGCGCGGCTGTGCGCGCGCCGCTTCGCCTTCTACTGGGCGGGGACGCCCCGCAATTACGAGTACAGCTTCGGATCGCGCGCGCGCACGGCGTTGTTCGTCCTCTCGTCGGCACTGGCTGGCTGGGGACTCGTGTTGGCCATTCGTAACCGGCGTCGAGGGGCGTGGCTGTTTGCTGCCGTCATGCTCGTGTACCCTGCGGTTTACTACATAACGTTCCCGCACCCGCGTTATCGCCATCCCATCGAGCCCTTGATGACCGTTCTCGGACTCTACGTGCTCTCACTGGCTGTGCCGCGACGCCTCACTCAGGGCGCAGCGCCCGAGCCGGAGCCGCTCACCGCCCTGCCTGAGGCTGCCTAGCCTTCCAGCAAACCAGTGGAAGCTCGGCTATAATCAAACGTTCCGCCATCTTCTTTTGGAGTCATTGGAATGATTCGTTTCCTTCAAACCCCTGGCCCGGCCAAGAAGATTGTTCTCGGCGGCATTCTGCTGGTCATCTGCGTGGCCATGGTCATCACCCTCGTTCCCGGCGGCATTCTGGGCGACAACTTTGCCGGCGGCGCCCGCGGCACGCTGGCCAAGGTCGGCAATCAGGAAGTGACCTCGCTGGAAGTCCAGAACCTGGCCCGCCAGATCGGCCGCCAGCAGTTCGGCGGACGCGTGCCTGAGCAGCTTGTCCCGTTCCTGATGCAGCAGGCCGCCAACAGCCTGATCCTGCAGAAGGCCATGTTGCAGGAAGCCGATCGCCTGGGCTTGCGCGTGACCGACGCCGAGCTCCGCGACGCGCTGCGCCAGGGTGAGTTCGGGCGCGCTTTGTTCCCGAACGGTAACTTCGTCGGCCAGGAAGCCTACGACAACTTTGTCGCCCAGAACTTCGGCATGGGCGTGCAGCAGTTCGAGCAGCTCTTCAAGACGCAGCTGGCGCTGAACAAGCTGCAGAGCGCGATCGCGGCCGGCGTGGGTGTGACCGACGACGAGGTGCAGAAGGAGTTCCAGAAACAAAACACCAAGGTGAAGCTCGACTACGCCCTGCTGACGGCGGACGAGCTTGCCAAGCAGGTGAAGCCCGCCGAATCGGAGCTGCGTGCGTTCTACGAAGCCGGCAAGAACACGCGCTATGCGAGTTCCAGCCCCGAGAAGCGCAAGCTGAAGTACATCGTGGTCGACACCTCCAACATCGTGGAACAGGCCAAGAACCAGATCAAGCCCGCCGAGATCGAGGCTTTCTACCAGCAGAACCAGGACCAGTACCGTGTCCCGGAGAGCGCCAAGGTCAGCCACATCCTGATCAAGACGCCGCCGCCCGGCCCGGACGGAAAAGTTGACGCGAAAGGCGATGCCGAAGCGCGGCAGAAGGCGGAAGACATCCTGAAGAAGCTGCGCTCGGGCGCCAATTTCGCCGAGATGGCGAAGAAGGAGTCGCAGGACCCGGGCAGCGCCAAGAACGGCGGCTCGCTGGGCACGATCGAGCGCGGGCGCACGGTTCCGGAGTTCGAGCAGGCTTCATTCAGCCAGCCGGTGGGCAAGATCGGCGACCTAGTGAAGTCCACTTACGGCTACCACATCATTCGCGTGGACGAGCGCACCGAGGCGCACCTTAAGCCGCTCTCCGAGGTACGCAATTCAATCGCTGATACGCTCGCGCAGCAGCGCGCCGCGACAGCCGGCGATCAGCTGGCCAACCGCGTGCTGAACGCGGCGCGCAGCGGCGGCCTGGAGAAGGCCGCGGCGGAGAACCACCTGAACGTGGTGACCACCGACTGGGTCAAGCGCAGCGACTCGCTTCCCGGCGTCGGGGTGAACGGCGAGTTCATGGCCGCCGCGTTCAATCAGCAGAAGGGCGGGCAGCCCGAGCTGGCCAAGACCGCGCAGGGCTACGCTGTGGTTCAGGCGGTGGACGTAAAGCCTGCGTCGGCAGCCACCTTCGAGGAGATCCGCAACCAGGTGGAGGGCGAGTTCAAGCAGGAACGCGCTGTTGGCATGCTGGGACGCAAGGCGCGTGAACTGGCTGATCGCGCACGAGCGCTGCACGATCTGAAGAAGGCGGCCAAGGAGCTGAATGTTCCCGTTAAGACGAGCGAACTGGTCACCATCGACAGCCAGGTGCCCGACTTGGGCGGAATGAGCGGACCTGTTTCCGTGGCGTTCGACATGAAGCCGGGCGAGATCAGCGACGCGATCAACATTCCGGCGGGCGAAACCATCATCCAGATCGCCGAGAAGCAGCAGCCCTCGGCCGAGGACTACGCCAAGAAGCGCGAGCAGATCCGCGAGACGCTGGTGCAGAAGAAGCGCCGCGACCGCATGGACCTGTTCAGCGGCAGCCTGCGCGCCCGCATGGAGAAGGACGGCAGCATCCGCATCAACCAGGAAGAGTGGAACCGCCTGTTCGGCAGCGCGCCGCAGCAGGGATAGTCATTCTGCCGAGACGCAGCTGGCTACGTCCCGCCGCGCGAGGAGGCAAACTCGCCGCGCGAGGAGGCAAACCTCAGGCCGCTCAATTGGGCGGCCTTTTCTTTTCCCACGCCTTTGGCCAGCAGCAGCGCGTGGAAGCTCTCGCCCATTCCCGCAGGCGTGACCAGGTGCTTGAGTTGCAGCGCGCGTTTGGCGTGCTCCTGCGGCCGCGTGCTGTCTTCGAAGATTTCCGCGAACTGGTCCGCTTCGCCGATGCCCATGAGCAGCTGAGATTGGGTCACCATGGCGACGGGCCCGATTCCGGCGGCGCGCGCCAGCTGGCCGAGCGCGGTGAAGTTCACGTGCGCGGTAATGTCCTGCTCGCCGGGCGCTTCGTACGGATCGCGGCTCAGCGTGTGCCGGCGGAAGGCGGCGATGGTCCCGCGATGGCGCCCTGCCAGCAGCTCGCCCCGCGTGTAGCCGTAGTCTACGGCGAGCACGAACCCGCGATGGAATGCTCCCGCGATCTGCCGGAGCCACTCCCTATAAGCCGGCGCTGCTTCCACACGCTCACCGTTTTCCGGGTGGACGCCGTAGCGATCGACGAATTCCAGGACCTCGGCTGAGGGCGGCGCGAACTGCTCGATGAAGTGCTGGTCGCGCATGCCCACGCGCACCTCGCCGCGATAGTCGAGCACTTCCACCGGCAGCGCGTCGAAGAACTCGTTGGCGAACACGATGGCATTCCCCGCAGGCGCGAGTTCGCTCATCCCCGCATGCACCGACGCGCGTTCCTGGGCGATATGCGGCCCAAACGTTGTCTGCAAGCGTGCGCGAAGCGACGGAGAGCTTTCAACGAGCCGATATCGCGCCGCCGCGTAGAAGCGGGGGTACTTCCTCTCGGCGTTAGCGAGCACATCCTGCGCGAAAAGGCCGCGGCCAGGCCCGAGTTCGATTACATCGAGCGATGGCGGCTCGCCGAGCGCGCGCCACATCTGGTCGAACTGGCGCGCCAGCAGGCGTCCGAACACGGCGCACACATCGCTCGACGTGTAGAAATCTCCGCCTTTGCCGAACTTCTCTTCCGCGCGCGAGTAGTAGCCCAACTCCGGGTGATAGAGGCAGAGCTCCATGTAGCGCGAGAAGGGAACCGGGCCGCGCCGCGCGATCTCTTCGGCGATGAGGCGGCGCAGCGGCGAGTCAGCCGGCGCCGGAGTCATTGGCCGCGGTTTGCCGATGGTGTTCATCACCGCTGATGCGCGTCCTGCTTGTTCTGCGGCGTGCGCACGAACATTTCGATCAGGTAGTCGTGCAGGCAGTCGAACAGCTGCCGCTGGAAGGTCCACTCGAACTGGGGATGATCGAGATCGCGCGGGTGCATCTGAAAAAAATAAGTGTGCACCGGCACGGACGGATCCTTGAAACGGATGATCACTTCCACGCCGTCGCCCTTGGCGCGCGCGCCGAAATCGAGCAGCGGGTGCTCGTAGAGCTCGAGCTGCCGCAGAACGCGCTCCAGGCGCGGCGAAGAAACGGGACCCATTCCGGAATTCTACAGTGCCGCAAGCCATGGTTTACACTGCGGCCATCCTGCTCCCGGTTACGGCACAAGTCGCGCTTACCTCGATTGCGGACGGCCATTCTTGAAGCCTGGCTCGCTGTTGCGCGTTGCCCTTGCGCTCCTCGTCCTCGCGGTCATGGCGGCGAACATCGTTCTCGCGGTGCAAGGAATTCGCGCCGGCAGCCGCGGAATGGCCGACTGGGCCGGCTTCTACCTGGCAGGCCGAATGGTTGCGGACGGCCGCTCAGCCTACCTCTACGAACTGGCGGCGCAGGTGGACTACCAGCAGCGCCTGTTCGGGATGGTCCGGTCGACCGTGCCGTTCAACCATCCGCCCTTTGAGGCACTGGTCTTCGCGCCGCTGTCGCTGCTGCCGTTCGCGCAGAGCCTGTACCTGTGGGCGCTGATCAATGTGCTGTTGCTGTTCGCGACGGCCCATTGGCTGCGTCCGCTGCTTTCGGCGGAGATACCGTGGCGCGAGGCCGCGGTTTGGTGTCCGGCGCTGGCGTTTGCGCCGATCGCAGTGGCGCTGATGCAAGGACAGGACTCGGTGCTCCAGCTCTTCTTCTTCGCGCTGGCGTTCATCGCGCTGAAGAGGAACAGAGACGCTCTCGGCGGCGGCGTGCTGGCCCTCGCGCTCATCAAGTGGCACCTGGTCGTTCCGGTCGCGCTCATCCTGCTGCTGCGGCGCGAGGTGAAGGCGATCACCGGTTTCGCGGCGGCGGCCGCGGCGCTCATGCTGGTTTCGATTGCGGCCGCCGGCGTTGATGGCGCGATGCAGTACCCGATGCTGCTCAAGTACACCGCCGAGCTGCTCGATCTGCCGAACGCCATGCCGAACGTCCGCGGGTTCATTGCCGCGTTTAGCGTGGGCGAGACGTTCCTCCGGGTGGCGACGATTGCAATCTCAGTTGTCGTATTCCTGCTTGCCGCCGTGGCGCCACGTCCGGCGGAAAAGCGCGGGCTGTGGTTCGACCTCGACTTCGGGCTGGCGATCACGGTGGCTGCGCTGGTCGGCTACCACGTCTACCTGCACGACCTCACGATCCTGTTCCTGCCGCTGATCCTGCTCACGAGTGCGCTGGTGGAGCACAAGCGATGGCTTGGGCTGCTCGTGCCGTCGCTGTTTCTGTTCCTTCCGGCGTACCTGATCGCGTTCGGCGGCGCGTACCTGGGGATGCTGGCAATCCCGGTTACCGCGCTGGCCGCGGCGCTTTGGGTGGAACGGCGGCGAGCAGCGAGCGTTCCTGTTTAGAACTGCTACTGATACCTCAGCGCTTCGATCGGGTCGAGGCGCGAAGCCTTCAGCGCCGGAATGATTCCGCCGACGACGACGAGGATGATCGTCGCAGCGACCGGCGTGGTGAGGTCGAGGCGCAAGTGGATGCCGGCTTCGGAGCTGTCCATGAAGGCGCAGCCGGGCCTTCGTCGCTCCCGAACATATACCCTCCCCCCTCGGTGTTGAATGGAATCAGGAGGTTAGCGGCGAAGGTCTGTTGGTGGTCTGTTGATCTAAAGGAGTTACACGCAAAGTATGTTGTCTAAAGGGGTTAGCGGCACCCGGATTGTCAAAGAACGAAGCCCGCGCGTGTGCGCGGGCCTGCTTCAAGGGTAGCAGGTTGTGGGGGAAGAATGGGAAGGCGCGAGGAAAATTTAGTGCGCCTATTTCGTGGGGGTTGCGCGGAAATCGGGGGTCCCCGGGACTTGACAGACATCTCACGCATTCGCAGGAGAGACGTCGGGCGCTACGCGAACCAAGGGCCCAGCCGAGGGCGGCTGGGCCCATCGACATTTTTTTGACGGCACATAGCGGATAGTTGGCGCCGGGCCGGCTGCGCGATGCTGGGTCTGCGACGAAGAAACTTTCGCAGAGGAGAGCATCATGGATCGCATTCGAGTGGTTGCCATGCCGACATATACGGCAAACAAGGTCCGGGAATCGATGAAGTCGCCGGGCTACGGGCATCCGGCGCACGTGGAGGTGGCGACCGGGTACGGGCCGTGCCGGCATTGCCTGCGGACGTTCCGCGT from Terriglobales bacterium carries:
- a CDS encoding peptidylprolyl isomerase; the protein is MIRFLQTPGPAKKIVLGGILLVICVAMVITLVPGGILGDNFAGGARGTLAKVGNQEVTSLEVQNLARQIGRQQFGGRVPEQLVPFLMQQAANSLILQKAMLQEADRLGLRVTDAELRDALRQGEFGRALFPNGNFVGQEAYDNFVAQNFGMGVQQFEQLFKTQLALNKLQSAIAAGVGVTDDEVQKEFQKQNTKVKLDYALLTADELAKQVKPAESELRAFYEAGKNTRYASSSPEKRKLKYIVVDTSNIVEQAKNQIKPAEIEAFYQQNQDQYRVPESAKVSHILIKTPPPGPDGKVDAKGDAEARQKAEDILKKLRSGANFAEMAKKESQDPGSAKNGGSLGTIERGRTVPEFEQASFSQPVGKIGDLVKSTYGYHIIRVDERTEAHLKPLSEVRNSIADTLAQQRAATAGDQLANRVLNAARSGGLEKAAAENHLNVVTTDWVKRSDSLPGVGVNGEFMAAAFNQQKGGQPELAKTAQGYAVVQAVDVKPASAATFEEIRNQVEGEFKQERAVGMLGRKARELADRARALHDLKKAAKELNVPVKTSELVTIDSQVPDLGGMSGPVSVAFDMKPGEISDAINIPAGETIIQIAEKQQPSAEDYAKKREQIRETLVQKKRRDRMDLFSGSLRARMEKDGSIRINQEEWNRLFGSAPQQG
- a CDS encoding SAM-dependent methyltransferase, translating into MNTIGKPRPMTPAPADSPLRRLIAEEIARRGPVPFSRYMELCLYHPELGYYSRAEEKFGKGGDFYTSSDVCAVFGRLLARQFDQMWRALGEPPSLDVIELGPGRGLFAQDVLANAERKYPRFYAAARYRLVESSPSLRARLQTTFGPHIAQERASVHAGMSELAPAGNAIVFANEFFDALPVEVLDYRGEVRVGMRDQHFIEQFAPPSAEVLEFVDRYGVHPENGERVEAAPAYREWLRQIAGAFHRGFVLAVDYGYTRGELLAGRHRGTIAAFRRHTLSRDPYEAPGEQDITAHVNFTALGQLARAAGIGPVAMVTQSQLLMGIGEADQFAEIFEDSTRPQEHAKRALQLKHLVTPAGMGESFHALLLAKGVGKEKAAQLSGLRFASSRGEFASSRGGT
- a CDS encoding glycosyltransferase family 87 protein yields the protein MRVALALLVLAVMAANIVLAVQGIRAGSRGMADWAGFYLAGRMVADGRSAYLYELAAQVDYQQRLFGMVRSTVPFNHPPFEALVFAPLSLLPFAQSLYLWALINVLLLFATAHWLRPLLSAEIPWREAAVWCPALAFAPIAVALMQGQDSVLQLFFFALAFIALKRNRDALGGGVLALALIKWHLVVPVALILLLRREVKAITGFAAAAAALMLVSIAAAGVDGAMQYPMLLKYTAELLDLPNAMPNVRGFIAAFSVGETFLRVATIAISVVVFLLAAVAPRPAEKRGLWFDLDFGLAITVAALVGYHVYLHDLTILFLPLILLTSALVEHKRWLGLLVPSLFLFLPAYLIAFGGAYLGMLAIPVTALAAALWVERRRAASVPV